The nucleotide sequence AGTTGGGGCGACGCCAAGGAGCATTTGCAGGCGGCGATCGATTTGATCACCGGCGTGGTGAACGACCAGACGACGATCCACCTCAAGGCCGGCACGACTGCCGAGTACACGCAAGAGGTGACGATCCGCGGTATCCGCCCGCTGGGTGCGGACGGCGGCCTCACGATCCAGCCGGAGATTTGGACGCAAAGCAATTATGACGACGCGATGGCGTTCGCCAACGGCTACGGCGGGCTGACGCTGGAGAATTGTTATCTGGATTCGATGCCGCTTCCCGTGGTGGCGTATGCGAATTCGACGGTGAGCCTGATGGGCGATGTGTACATCGTCAATCCGTTTATTACCGGCATTTGGGCGCTGGTGAAAAGCAACGTGTACATCGCGCCGTGGACGGAAAAGCCGATGGACTACTACACGCTGCAGATCAAGACGACGAGTCCGCGGCAGACGGATTTCGCGGCGATCAAGGCGGTGGGAAGCAGTTATGTGTTTGTGAAGAGCGGCGACATCAACCCGTGGGATTTGTCGGTTTCGCGCGTGGAGATCACGAACGACTTGGATGTCCTGCCGCCGAATTATTACGGCGTGGTGCTGGAGTCGGCCTCGTTGCTTCAGGGCGCGAGCCTGATGAGCTTCAAGACTAAGAACAAGAAGGGGGATTACGTTGATATGCCGGCGGCAAATTGTTTCGCAAGGCGGAATAGTATCGACACGTTATCGGTTTGAAAGGATGGCGATTCGAGCTAGACTAGCAGCGTCGACTCGGGAGGATTCGCAGTGACTGATAAATACGTACCGATCGACATCAAGAAGTGGAACGACACTTCACAACATGAACATACACCCCTGACGATTGACAAACGAGGCGATGACGGTCGCTATACGCCGATTGACTTGACGGCGATGCGTCGCCGCGGCGGGCCGGAATACGAGACGATTTTTCCGGGCCATGGTGCGGGGCGTCGGGTGGGCGAGGCCGTTACGGGGCAAGCGACGGCAACGCGGTTACGGGCGCGCGAAATCATTGAAGCGGCGGTTGCCAACCGGCAATTGATGATATTGGAGTCCAGCGACGGGACGGTTGGCGAAGACGCTTTTTTGGTCGTGGACGCCGCGTCGCCCGCCGAGTATCGGGCGCTTTGCGAGTCGCGCAATGCGGACCTTTGGATCGATTGCTTGCGGCAGGCTGAGGCAATAAGCACGCTGGATGAAGCGTTTCATTTGCGGGCGCAAGCCGACGCGGAAAGCTATCCCAAAGGGCTTTCACCGGCGCAGCCGGAAGAACAACCGGCGCGTTACGCGACCGGCGATTGGCCTTCGTGGTATCACGGTTTCAACAGTGCGACCTCGGTGTCGCTGACCGTGCAATCGGAAGCCGGTTTTGAGTTATCGTTGCGTGTGGGGCGGTTGGCAAAAACGCGGCCGCTGATTGGCAAGCGATTTTCGCGCTCGGAAGCCGGGGTTTTCGATTTGGAATTCAGCCTGGCGGAGGAGCCGCCGTTCGCGGCGTATCTCGGTCCCAATCAAGGTGATAAGTGGTTGCAATATCAACCGTTGATTCACCCGCCGGAAATAGCTCGTTGGGGTTTGATAAACGACGCGGTCGAGTGCCTTTCCGTGGATGCACTTGCCGGGCGTTTTCGTATCATTCACATGAGGGTGATTCTTAACCGCCACGAAGCGTTGAACAAAAGCGTGAATATTTCCTTGCGAGCGGGAGAAAGCCGTGACTTGTCGCGTACTCTTGAACGCGCGAAGCGCGCGCAATTGGAGATCGAGGATGAGAGTATTCACCCTATTTTGCTGATTGCGGCGCAGCATCTTTATGAGGCTTGGAGTCGTCGTTACGGGAACGTATGGGCCTGGGCCAAATGCCGGCCCATGATGTGGTGTACCGAATTCGCGGCGTACTGTATTCGACAAGGGACCAATAATTATCTAGGCGGCGCCCTTTGCCAGGTACAAGATTTGTACCATAATGACGGGGAATACTTTTCGATTCCGTACGACTATTCGAGCAATCTTAAAACCGGTTCGGTGCGACACTTTTTTGAGGAAAGAGCGCGGTTTATTTCGCCGTTGCCATATAATTCTTCTGACGGCATGATTAGCAAAAAGGTTCCCGAATCTGATTACGATCAACTAGGCGAACTCGTGCGACCCGGTTTTTATGTAAGAATCAAACAAGGTGGACACAGCACGATATTTATTCGGTGGAATACGCCACCGCCTTTCCCGAGGAATCCGGAACATCGCCCGCCAATAAATGGTTTTTACCCGGATCTAAACGAAAACACGTTCTTGGCCATAGGCGGCAATCAGGGTACGCGCCACTGCGTATCGGTGCAGACATTTAGCGTGTCGCTAGCAGATACGACGGCGGACGTTTACTGGGCTGAAATACTCGGCGACAACGCCGACAAATACGACGGTTTCGGCGACACCAGTGGGATATTCATGGAAACGAGCCACGGCCCTATGTCCGCGCCAACGACATCGTTCGACCCTTTTGACGTTGCGCTAAAAATACCAAATGTACAATATACAACGAGAATATTGCGGGAGGTGCTCGCAATATTGGAACTTGTCGGCCTATAACGCGCGGCAAAGGCTTGGCAATAACCGGTTCTTAATAAGTAAATTGTAAGAAGGAATTTCTAATATGAATACGGCTAGTCGAACTCTTACAGTTCTCCTAACTGTGGCTATTATGGTGTTATTATTTGCTAGGGCACAGAAGGCTGCGGCACGGTCGGAGTATCTAAAATTTCCGCTTTTCAAAATTAGCACCTCGGGGGACGTAATCTGGCAGAATATACCTTCGGCCGAGATATACGGTTACTATGTTGACATCGACTCATGGGGAAACCCATATAGCCATAACGATATCGATGGTGTTGTCAAACTTGATTCAAACGGCAAGGAGCGTTGGAATGTTTTGGATTACGAACCGCAAAATTTCGAGTTTTGCGTGGCGTCGGATGGCATATATATTTCATGGTATTCCTGGGATGACAAAAGAAATCTGGTAAAATATAGTCGTTATGGGGAGGAGATTTGGCAGGTTGATGTTGGCGAAGGCATTCAGTGGATATGGCCGGATATGAAATGCGACGAAGACGACGCGGTCTTGCTATCGTTTACAGAAAAACTTGGATACGCGAAATTCAGCGCAGCGGGAGAACATTTATACGACGCTGCGGAGCTTGAAAATAATGGCGGGATTACGACGAAGCAATTGTTGATTGATAATAACGGAAATATATGGGTTGTGGCCTCCGACTACGTTGCCGGACAGCGCAGTGCATTAATTGCGATGTTTAACAAAGCAGGGGAGACCTTGTGGGTGAACCGAATCGATGAGGGAGACATCGAACCTACGGAGGGTTTCGTAACACCGGACAACAAGTTTATGCTTTTTGCGGTTATCGTTGCCCCGGAGAACAACCGTTATGGCTTGTATAGAGTAGACGCAGACGGCGTTATCGAAATGATCGGCGAATTCGAACTTGTCGACGAACGTTGTAACGGAGGATCAAGTAATTCCGCGCGAGCGATTACATCCGACGGCAACGCGGTGATGTGTAGGGGGGGAGAAGGAAGCGGTATGCTGTGTTGCTCGGCACTGAACGCCGAGGGTGAGATTGAGTGGGAGTTGTCAAGCAGAGTGCCGCAGCCGACGGCGGCACCTGGAACATATGATGAACTGTATGCGTATCCGATAAAGATTGCGGCCGACGATGAAGGCGCCGTATATTTATCGGCGTATAGCAATTGGGGAATCGTTTCGTGTGGAAATTGCTCAGATACGCTTATTTCGTTTTGGAAGATCGATCGTAACGGAGATTTCGAATGGCGAAACGAGACGTTTCGATATGACTTCGAGGAAATTGAGCCGACAGAGCCGCATGAGGGTCCGGCAATTTACGCATTTGGCGGCGGTGACATCGTCTATGACGATGGAGATCATTTGTCCGACGATGACGATGACGATGATAATGACAACAATGATAACGATGACAATGACGACGACGACGACGAATCGCCCGACGGCGGAAACGGTGCGGACGACGATGACGACGACAACGACGAAGGCTGCGGCTGTTCGTTGTTTTAGCGCGTGGTGATCGAATTGTCTGGGTTCTTGTCTCCTGGGGAATGGTTAACAAAACCGAGAAAACCAAATAAGAAGCGCGAAAACAGCGTTCCGAAGCTTACCACCCACTTGCATCGCCGGGCATGTGGCCTATGCTGCTACCCGTTTCGATCGAAACGCTTACCCGGAGGCGGAGCAATCCATGTGGAAGAAATACGACTTTTTTATCGCCGGCGTGATTCAAGGCTCGATCGCCGAGAAGCAAGTGCACGCGCAGGATTACCGAGACGAAATCAAAAGGGTCCTGGCCGAAAAGGCGCCCGGGCGCAGCGTGTTTTGCCCGGTGGAGGAGCACTGCAACTCGGTGGAGTACTCCGACGAGGAAGCGCTCCAGCGCGAAGATCGCCCGGGTGGCGGTGGCGCGAAAACTGGCGGCGATTTGCTGGCTACGCCTGATGCGCTGGCATCTGGCGCGGGCGGCTTAAAAGGGAAGATACATCAGCGTGCGTTGGAGGTGAGCGCGGCCCGGCCCTGGGGACTGGCGGACGACACGTCGCTCGCGCCGTTATGCTGAATGGGCGTCTCACCTCGCGAATTGTTTCATGCACGATTCCAGACCGTGGAACTCGGTGCGAATGGGTGTCTGTGCACGCACGTACTACATAGAAGAGGCTTTCGGGGAGTGCCCTTGACTCACGCGGTTATGGGTGTCCCCGGAATTCCTGTCCCCGGAATTTCCCACAAAGGGCCGGTTTCGGACTTTGATATGGGGAGTATCGGCTTACACCAAGTAGTTTTTCGATTGACCGAAACGCAAAGCCAGGGAAGCCAAGCGAAGGCCATGGGAACAATGATTGCAATCTTTGAGTAACACTCGCGCTTTGAGGCATTGATATGACGGTCAACCCACACCAGTTGCAGTGGACACGAAAAAGAAAAACGGCCTACGCTGTTTTGGTTTTTCTACTCTTTTTTTCGCTTGTGGAATTAGCTACTCGTCTGGCGCACGTGAGCCCGGCCGCGACTTTTTACACCGATCCGCGGTTTTTCAAGGGCGATCCCGCTCTTGAGGACCGTGAGCTTTTCTGGCTTCCCATCGGGCGGTTCGAGGAGTCGATCCGTTTGGCGAAAACCTTTCAGGACCATCCCTTGATATTCTGTTTTGGTGATTCGGTCTCCAATACCTTCTACGCCGATCGCCCATTCCCGGTTCAGTTGCAAGAAAGCCTGCTGCGCTTGCCCGGTCTGCAGGACCTGAAGCTGGTCAATTGGAGCGTGGACGGGTATTCAAGCCACCAGATTAAGGTCCTGGCCGGGAGGGCATTCGCCATTACCCAACCGGACCTTGTCTTGGTAACTTGCGGCTGGAACGATCTGGATCAAGCTCGGTTTTCCGACCGGGACATCGCTGCGAAAAACAACCATTTTTCCCGGTCCGTTCTATACGCATTCAACCGTTCTCGCGCATTCGGCTTGCTTCGCCGCACGCTCATGGAGTTGAAATGGAGGATCGCGGATTACGACACGGCTTCGGAAAATCTTAAACCCCGGGTTTGCGTGCGGGAGTATCGTGAATGCCTCAGCGATCTTTGCCGATTGGCCAAAACGCGAGAAATCCCGGTGATCCTGGTATCACAAGCGAGCCCTGACCGCTTTAGTCGGGAGGCCAACGCGCAATATATGGCGGGAATGAAAGCGGTGGCGGGGTCTTTTCCCAATGCGACTTTCATCGACATCAGGCCGCTCCTTCAAACCGATTCGCAGAATTCTCGTGTAGGCGAGGGCTATTTTGTTGACTCCATCCACCCCAGCAATTTGGGCCACAAGTTGATTGCCGAAAGGCTTACGCCCGAGGCCGCCGACAAAGTGGTCGGGATGCGATCCAGGAATGGGTCGGCTTTTTCGAGGATCCCCAAACCATAGAAGGCTTTTTCGACTTTGCGAGCCACTCTGACCTTGAGGGCGCTTCAATCGTCTTTTTCGAAGACCGTGTAGATGCCGATTAATAATATTCTCCGCACGTGCGTAGTCGGCTAGTGTGCGCTGTCGCTGTGAACGTCCGAATTGACGCCGCGATAATCTTGATTGCCGTTTTCGTGCGTCGATTCGAAGGTGCCTATTGGTCCGGATTCGCCCTTAATTATTCGCCTTCTGCCCGCGCGACGAACACCAGCCGCCGGCGGCGGCAATCTGAAACGAGCAAAAAACCGGGACCGAAGAGAAAACAGTAGAAGCAGTTAGGTTATGTGTCCCCGGTCCCCATGGTGGTCGATCCGGACTGAGATTACGGAAAACTCAATCCGTTTCGTTATTCCTTTTGCCGAGAAACGCGAAAACCGCGCTTCCAAACCAGTCACCCTCTTGCATCCGCGGGCGTGTGGCCCCTATGCTTCTACCCGTTTCGATCGAAACGCTTACCCGGAGGCGGAGCAATCCATGTGGAAGAAATACGACTTTTTTATCGCCGGCGTGATTCAGGGCTCGATCGCCGAGAAACAAGTGCACGCGCAGGACTACCGCGACGAAATCAAGAAGGTCCTGGCCGAAAAGGCGCCGGAGCGCAGCGTGTTTTGCCCGGTGGAGGAGCACTGCAACTCGGTGGAGTACTCCGACGAGGAAGCGCGGGAAGTCTTTTTCGGCCACCTGGATATCCTTCGCCAGGCGCGGGTCATGATCGCTTACCTGCCGGTGGCTTCGATGGGTACGGCGATTGAGATGGAAGTCTGCCGAGCGGAAGGCATACCGATCATTGCCGTCTCGCCGATGGCTCACAATTGGGTGATTCGGCTTTATTCGCAGGCGGTTGTGCCGGATATCGCGGCGCTGGCCGCGTGGCTGACCCCCGAACGGCTTGCCGAACTGAATATTTAGGCGACGCGCCGCCGAATTCGGCGGATGATCTCCGTATTGAACGTCCACACCAAGACCACGCAAACCGACAATAAGCCGAAAACGACCGCGATAATCCACCCGTATGCCGGAAACGCCTACCCGCCGACGATGGTCCAGGCTTTTAATTTGAGCGCGAGAAGCGGCACGG is from Candidatus Lernaella stagnicola and encodes:
- a CDS encoding nucleoside 2-deoxyribosyltransferase produces the protein MWKKYDFFIAGVIQGSIAEKQVHAQDYRDEIKKVLAEKAPERSVFCPVEEHCNSVEYSDEEAREVFFGHLDILRQARVMIAYLPVASMGTAIEMEVCRAEGIPIIAVSPMAHNWVIRLYSQAVVPDIAALAAWLTPERLAELNI
- a CDS encoding SGNH/GDSL hydrolase family protein, which codes for MTVNPHQLQWTRKRKTAYAVLVFLLFFSLVELATRLAHVSPAATFYTDPRFFKGDPALEDRELFWLPIGRFEESIRLAKTFQDHPLIFCFGDSVSNTFYADRPFPVQLQESLLRLPGLQDLKLVNWSVDGYSSHQIKVLAGRAFAITQPDLVLVTCGWNDLDQARFSDRDIAAKNNHFSRSVLYAFNRSRAFGLLRRTLMELKWRIADYDTASENLKPRVCVREYRECLSDLCRLAKTREIPVILVSQASPDRFSREANAQYMAGMKAVAGSFPNATFIDIRPLLQTDSQNSRVGEGYFVDSIHPSNLGHKLIAERLTPEAADKVVGMRSRNGSAFSRIPKP